In one window of Ruminococcus albus AD2013 DNA:
- a CDS encoding PP2C family serine/threonine-protein phosphatase, giving the protein MSFSGFSQSVMGASHVAKGIVCQDSSAHKITDRYAIAVVADGHGSKKHFRSNIGSRCAVEATIETIDRFYEDADAFEANLPKNHKMIIRNIERQIIAAWNTKVLKHLEENPVTAVEKKPFTPDEFENINPEQYYGTTLIAAVAGRGFTFGVQIGDGSFVAIFEDGEAIMPMEYEEANPANITSSMCNANAASMFESFYIDDKRLIALFSSTDGLYTSFGSEYDFRDYHVILASQVNSPAIEASVVKNITKRSHFGTEDDISLACVYDAEFAAEKEDLLKEMIDRNKKLAAERKAKLHTANF; this is encoded by the coding sequence ATGTCATTTAGTGGCTTTAGCCAATCAGTTATGGGTGCCAGCCATGTGGCAAAGGGTATAGTTTGCCAGGACAGCTCGGCACACAAGATAACTGACCGTTACGCTATTGCTGTGGTGGCGGACGGTCACGGAAGCAAGAAACACTTTCGCAGCAATATAGGCTCTAGGTGCGCCGTTGAGGCGACCATCGAGACTATCGACAGGTTCTATGAGGATGCTGATGCATTTGAAGCCAACCTGCCGAAAAATCATAAAATGATAATAAGAAATATCGAGAGACAGATCATTGCAGCGTGGAATACCAAGGTACTTAAACATCTTGAAGAAAACCCCGTTACAGCTGTTGAGAAAAAGCCTTTTACTCCTGATGAGTTTGAGAATATAAACCCTGAGCAGTACTACGGTACTACTCTGATAGCTGCAGTCGCAGGCAGAGGTTTCACCTTTGGTGTACAGATAGGTGACGGCAGCTTCGTGGCTATATTTGAAGACGGCGAGGCTATCATGCCCATGGAGTATGAGGAAGCTAATCCCGCGAATATCACATCGTCGATGTGCAATGCAAATGCGGCTTCAATGTTTGAAAGCTTCTACATCGATGATAAACGCCTTATAGCGCTGTTCTCATCTACCGACGGACTTTATACCTCCTTCGGAAGTGAGTATGATTTCAGGGATTATCATGTAATACTCGCATCACAGGTCAATTCACCTGCGATCGAGGCATCGGTCGTTAAAAACATAACCAAGAGATCGCATTTCGGAACTGAGGACGATATATCCCTCGCTTGTGTTTATGATGCAGAATTTGCAGCAGAAAAAGAAGATCTGCTCAAAGAGATGATCGACCGAAACAAGAAGCTCGCAGCTGAAAGAAAAGCAAAGCTTCACACCGCAAACTTCTAG
- a CDS encoding GGDEF domain-containing protein: MEKKKENQTWLIIIAGILVYVACALIQSKLARPASVGGSAPKQGNNPMAGVISQIQVVVTVMLVLFAQKKGYITAMILNGVNTFFTLIFQMIMVHSAKAIPGLIVTLISMGIATVIYFYTSKTEKMNEELEKSYHEAIEKNRIIEQQGEAMKYLAYNDKLTGMPNRESFMTNLEKQIKESGDCVMIYIDLDDFRRINDSFGHVIGDELLKQYADKIQNYCGDKAYAAKIGGDEFGIILGSGMTNEAIFKYAAGISGIFSEPINIGGNIYTVAASYGAASFPENAMTADDLFRNAETAMFNAKESGKNQLCFFTQQG; the protein is encoded by the coding sequence ATGGAAAAGAAAAAAGAAAACCAAACATGGCTCATCATCATCGCAGGTATACTCGTATATGTTGCATGCGCTCTGATACAGTCAAAGCTTGCGCGTCCTGCAAGCGTAGGTGGTTCAGCTCCTAAACAAGGTAACAATCCTATGGCGGGTGTTATCTCTCAGATACAGGTAGTTGTGACCGTTATGCTGGTACTGTTTGCTCAGAAAAAGGGTTATATCACCGCTATGATACTCAATGGTGTAAATACATTCTTTACGCTGATATTCCAGATGATAATGGTACACAGCGCAAAGGCGATCCCCGGTCTGATCGTTACTCTGATCTCTATGGGTATCGCAACTGTTATCTATTTCTACACCAGCAAGACCGAGAAGATGAATGAAGAACTTGAAAAGAGCTACCATGAAGCTATCGAGAAGAACCGTATCATCGAACAGCAGGGCGAAGCGATGAAATATCTGGCTTATAACGATAAGCTGACAGGTATGCCCAACAGAGAAAGCTTCATGACCAATCTTGAAAAGCAGATCAAAGAGAGCGGCGACTGCGTAATGATCTATATCGATCTCGATGATTTCAGACGTATAAACGATAGCTTCGGCCACGTAATAGGTGATGAACTGCTGAAGCAGTATGCCGATAAGATCCAGAATTACTGTGGTGATAAGGCTTACGCAGCTAAGATAGGCGGCGACGAGTTCGGTATAATCCTCGGCAGCGGTATGACAAATGAGGCTATATTCAAGTACGCAGCAGGCATAAGCGGTATTTTCAGTGAGCCTATAAATATAGGCGGCAATATCTACACAGTAGCAGCAAGCTACGGCGCAGCAAGCTTCCCCGAGAACGCAATGACCGCAGATGACCTGTTCAGAAATGCGGAAACTGCAATGTTCAATGCTAAGGAAAGCGGTAAGAACCAGCTTTGCTTCTTCACACAGCAGGGCTGA
- a CDS encoding GntR family transcriptional regulator has product MINIDLTGRVPIYEQICNGFAELIGSGVLQENDKLPGARSLAKELGLNPNTVAKAYSRLEHDGIIYSVAGKGCFVAKQKGHIERKLFEDFDAAASAAIRAGVTVTELKDRLDALQKEDNK; this is encoded by the coding sequence TTGATAAATATAGACCTTACAGGCAGAGTGCCCATATACGAGCAGATATGCAATGGCTTTGCAGAGCTTATAGGCAGCGGCGTATTGCAGGAGAATGACAAGCTGCCCGGGGCAAGGAGCCTTGCAAAGGAACTGGGACTTAATCCCAATACCGTGGCAAAGGCTTACAGCAGGCTTGAACATGATGGTATAATATATTCCGTGGCGGGAAAGGGATGCTTTGTCGCCAAGCAGAAAGGACATATAGAGAGAAAGCTGTTTGAAGATTTTGATGCGGCAGCATCTGCGGCGATAAGGGCGGGAGTCACCGTCACAGAGCTGAAAGACAGACTGGACGCTTTGCAGAAGGAGGATAACAAATGA
- a CDS encoding GDSL-type esterase/lipase family protein — translation MDYKNMKSKRILAGMLALMLASGTAPVNFGSAVAAGAAIAEGIGPHDENSFTGPSAEDKENGNSEDIISSDDETGTVTADEENTASEDVNDTKNIGSEGNDEETSDEETADDETTAEETAARETADEETTAEETDDEEVFILISPNTAIPIGSYVTINSDDHFFDGKTTLRIGNFISAKSTKLTYDSYDLRFGYKFMFKAPDSADCFTIGIPNEDGSLTPLGIRCVSGSGTLSDPYRFEALYETKAKKKITGGFVTVTSIKEAVEQMSDVSPEDAVAWLAENADSIKAANNNDHGTYDVFFKNNDDYYCKTLKYDHFNADHLTADNFKWDFISERSYRSIMHQCLGNNDHILVWSNAEVQPALTYTKTEAKGATCTEAGNTEYYTGSDNRFYKLENGVYTEIDKDSWVIAPKGHSYSSPKWTWNDDLTATAEFKCEECGDVVVIDADVTAKITTEPTYTNGGMITYTAKVVFEGVHSTCSRSVSVPKLELTHVEEKAVTCTEDGNISYWHDAANDRYFTDDKGKNEITKADTVIKAAGHSYGLAQWIWNEDLTAKAEFICEKCGEVTVINATVIKKSVEEPTYTKAGSITYSAKIDFEGSHHTCSKIVIIPKLGLSYVEAVAATCTEGGNIGYWYDKANDKYFTDANGENEITKADTVLEAKGHTPGNKVIENYVKPTYISDGGYDEVVYCIDCGKELSREHIALSKLKYKAPSLTYTKGINAVKLSWAEVEDAERYGIAGYVNGKWQLLYDCQDTSFILNGLTEGRDYWVAVIPKCNGKWITDFSNAIVVSSQSTEGKYPVLSSVEHNEKTHQFKLKWSEVKGAQQYGIAVYLSGKWKVVKQDIPAGTTSFTSPKLAAGQTYRMVICAKVNGNWDTSNINARSFSVTVQPEASVNYGSYESDDFVFSGNVFVVGDSTVCNYKPDTTEKKGSCGWGMKLSEQFEGVHVTNLARAGRSSRSFMNDPEYKILCDSIGKGDYLFIQFGHNDERTAEPQHAAYPYLEFSTLDGEGKNPNGQYSYEWMLLNKYVKVAQDKGATAVLVTPVARRAKDGSAMIEEHKQYSDAVLALGKKYNIPVIDMTTKTAELYNKLYEEKGPEATAELHCYLDETRTTIDNTHLSVKGCELIADILADETKTLGLKISERLK, via the coding sequence ATGGATTACAAGAATATGAAATCAAAAAGGATCCTTGCGGGAATGCTCGCTCTGATGCTGGCATCGGGCACAGCACCTGTAAACTTCGGCAGTGCAGTTGCAGCAGGTGCTGCCATTGCAGAGGGTATCGGACCACACGATGAGAACTCATTTACAGGTCCTTCCGCTGAGGATAAGGAAAATGGAAATTCAGAGGACATTATCAGCAGTGACGATGAAACCGGAACTGTTACAGCAGATGAGGAGAATACCGCGTCCGAAGATGTAAACGATACCAAAAATATCGGCAGCGAGGGCAATGATGAAGAAACTTCAGACGAAGAAACCGCTGACGATGAAACAACAGCAGAGGAAACTGCAGCCAGAGAAACTGCCGATGAGGAGACGACTGCCGAAGAAACCGACGATGAGGAAGTATTTATCCTCATTTCGCCCAATACAGCTATACCTATCGGTTCTTATGTGACAATAAACTCCGATGATCATTTCTTTGACGGCAAAACTACATTAAGAATAGGAAACTTTATATCCGCTAAGAGCACAAAACTGACTTATGACAGTTATGACCTCCGTTTCGGATACAAGTTCATGTTTAAAGCACCTGACAGCGCAGACTGCTTCACCATTGGCATTCCCAATGAAGACGGTTCGCTGACTCCTCTCGGAATAAGGTGCGTAAGCGGCAGCGGCACGCTGAGCGATCCCTACAGATTTGAAGCTTTATATGAAACAAAGGCGAAAAAGAAGATCACAGGCGGATTTGTTACAGTCACTTCAATAAAAGAGGCTGTTGAACAAATGTCGGATGTATCTCCCGAAGATGCAGTAGCATGGCTTGCCGAAAACGCTGATAGCATCAAGGCGGCTAACAATAATGATCATGGCACCTACGATGTGTTTTTCAAAAACAATGATGATTACTATTGTAAAACCCTGAAATATGATCATTTTAACGCCGACCATCTCACAGCTGACAATTTCAAATGGGATTTTATCAGCGAAAGATCGTATAGGTCCATCATGCACCAGTGCCTCGGAAATAATGACCATATACTCGTCTGGAGCAATGCTGAAGTTCAGCCCGCTTTGACCTACACAAAGACCGAAGCCAAGGGAGCCACCTGCACAGAAGCAGGCAATACCGAATATTACACAGGTTCCGACAACAGGTTCTATAAGCTTGAAAACGGTGTTTACACCGAGATAGATAAAGATTCCTGGGTCATAGCACCTAAGGGTCACAGCTATAGCTCACCGAAGTGGACATGGAATGATGATCTCACTGCAACAGCTGAATTCAAATGTGAAGAATGCGGTGATGTAGTAGTCATTGATGCTGATGTGACAGCGAAGATCACCACCGAACCTACCTATACAAACGGCGGAATGATCACCTATACCGCAAAAGTTGTGTTTGAGGGCGTTCACAGCACCTGTTCCAGGTCAGTATCTGTACCTAAGCTGGAACTTACTCACGTTGAAGAAAAAGCTGTTACCTGCACCGAGGACGGAAATATCAGCTACTGGCACGATGCGGCTAACGACAGGTATTTTACCGATGATAAGGGCAAAAACGAGATAACAAAGGCTGATACCGTTATCAAGGCTGCGGGCCACAGCTATGGACTGGCACAGTGGATATGGAATGAAGATCTCACTGCCAAGGCTGAGTTCATTTGCGAGAAATGCGGCGAGGTCACAGTGATAAATGCCACCGTTATCAAGAAGAGCGTTGAAGAACCCACCTATACAAAGGCAGGTTCGATAACCTACTCTGCAAAGATCGATTTTGAAGGCAGTCACCACACCTGTTCCAAGATAGTAATTATACCTAAGCTTGGATTGTCTTACGTTGAAGCCGTAGCAGCTACCTGCACCGAGGGCGGAAATATCGGCTACTGGTACGATAAGGCAAACGACAAATATTTCACCGATGCAAATGGTGAAAACGAGATCACCAAAGCCGACACTGTGCTCGAAGCAAAAGGTCACACTCCCGGCAATAAGGTCATAGAGAATTATGTAAAGCCCACTTATATAAGCGATGGCGGTTATGACGAAGTAGTTTACTGCATCGACTGCGGCAAAGAGCTCTCCAGAGAGCACATCGCCCTCAGCAAGCTCAAATACAAAGCTCCTTCTCTGACATATACCAAGGGCATAAACGCTGTAAAGCTCAGCTGGGCTGAAGTTGAAGATGCCGAAAGGTACGGTATCGCAGGCTATGTTAACGGCAAGTGGCAGCTGCTGTACGATTGCCAGGATACTTCCTTTATACTTAACGGACTTACCGAAGGCAGAGATTATTGGGTCGCTGTTATACCAAAGTGTAACGGCAAATGGATAACCGACTTCTCCAACGCCATAGTTGTATCTTCTCAGAGCACCGAAGGAAAATATCCTGTTTTATCATCTGTTGAACACAACGAAAAGACCCATCAGTTCAAGCTCAAATGGTCTGAAGTCAAGGGTGCTCAGCAGTACGGCATAGCTGTATATCTTTCCGGCAAATGGAAAGTAGTCAAGCAGGATATCCCCGCAGGAACCACCAGTTTCACTTCACCCAAGCTCGCAGCAGGTCAGACCTACAGAATGGTCATCTGTGCAAAGGTGAACGGCAATTGGGATACAAGCAATATCAATGCAAGGTCATTCAGTGTTACTGTACAGCCCGAAGCATCAGTAAATTACGGCAGTTATGAAAGCGATGACTTTGTATTCTCGGGAAATGTATTTGTAGTCGGCGATTCCACAGTATGCAATTATAAGCCCGATACGACCGAGAAAAAGGGCAGCTGCGGCTGGGGTATGAAGCTTTCAGAGCAGTTTGAGGGCGTTCATGTCACAAACCTTGCAAGGGCAGGCAGAAGCTCACGCAGCTTCATGAATGATCCCGAGTACAAGATACTTTGCGATTCCATCGGCAAGGGCGATTACCTGTTCATTCAGTTCGGTCACAATGATGAAAGAACAGCAGAGCCTCAGCACGCTGCTTATCCTTATCTTGAATTCTCCACACTGGACGGCGAAGGTAAAAATCCCAACGGTCAGTATTCCTATGAGTGGATGCTGCTGAACAAGTACGTCAAGGTCGCACAGGATAAGGGTGCAACTGCTGTGCTCGTAACACCTGTTGCCAGACGCGCCAAGGACGGCTCGGCTATGATCGAGGAACACAAACAGTATTCCGATGCTGTTTTGGCACTTGGCAAGAAATACAATATCCCTGTTATCGACATGACCACCAAGACCGCAGAGCTCTATAACAAGCTTTACGAAGAGAAAGGTCCCGAAGCTACTGCTGAATTGCACTGCTACCTCGATGAAACAAGGACAACGATCGACAACACACATCTTAGCGTAAAGGGCTGTGAGCTGATAGCTGATATCCTCGCAGATGAAACTAAGACGCTGGGTCTGAAGATATCAGAAAGACTGAAATAA
- a CDS encoding GDSL-type esterase/lipase family protein, with amino-acid sequence MKMKKSIFAGLCSAALAASMIPVSAEGSETLFFEAVPSNVRILGRTVYNDDSLWLANSVSGVEFTVTGSQVTFDLSVSGDPTRIGIYLNGQLYQRGLISSKKGSVTVPLADGENTVKLLKLSESMQSELGIDSIETDKGASIKPTETKERKLEFIGDSITCGYGIDLPLKDPETGKNNTFSTVSEDASKTYAYQIAEMFDADANFFSMSGCGIWCNYGGNRDHTMEKYYTKSSLNTWNSISSSGYTLIQSFDWDFSQYQPDCIVINLGTNDWSYFGSHIEETDKFEESYIDFLNMVRENNPDAKIICTLGMMGADLYGNIGNAVDSYKTETGDEEVYTLELNPIDRDSEGYGVDYHPMAATNTRVAAEELGPFIAEVMDWKLGPMPDDGTLTHTPDDLVVGEYHEQPEDDNNSAEESSKESSSDSSQTSSGSESASSESSNSSNKAGSTINPNNSNQNPTTGLAGGMAMIALMGGAVIISKRKK; translated from the coding sequence ATGAAAATGAAAAAAAGCATTTTTGCAGGGCTGTGCTCCGCGGCTTTGGCGGCGAGTATGATTCCTGTATCTGCTGAGGGAAGTGAGACATTATTCTTTGAAGCAGTACCCTCAAATGTCAGGATACTTGGAAGAACAGTTTATAACGATGATTCACTGTGGCTTGCAAACTCCGTTTCGGGCGTTGAATTTACCGTGACAGGTTCACAGGTCACTTTCGATCTGAGCGTATCGGGTGATCCGACACGTATCGGTATATACCTCAACGGTCAGCTTTATCAGAGAGGGCTTATTTCCTCTAAGAAAGGCAGTGTGACTGTTCCGCTGGCTGATGGCGAGAACACCGTAAAGCTTTTAAAGCTTTCGGAATCGATGCAGTCGGAGCTTGGTATCGACAGCATAGAGACCGACAAAGGCGCTTCTATAAAGCCTACTGAGACTAAGGAAAGAAAGCTGGAGTTCATCGGCGATTCCATAACCTGCGGCTACGGCATCGACCTTCCGCTGAAGGATCCCGAGACAGGCAAGAACAACACATTCTCCACCGTAAGCGAGGACGCTTCTAAGACCTACGCTTATCAGATCGCTGAGATGTTTGATGCTGATGCAAATTTCTTCTCAATGAGCGGATGCGGTATCTGGTGCAACTACGGCGGCAACAGAGACCACACTATGGAGAAGTATTACACAAAGTCCAGCCTTAATACCTGGAACAGCATATCATCTTCGGGATATACACTGATACAGTCCTTTGACTGGGATTTTTCACAGTATCAGCCCGATTGTATAGTGATAAATCTGGGTACGAATGACTGGTCGTATTTCGGCAGTCATATCGAAGAGACCGATAAATTCGAGGAAAGCTACATAGATTTCCTGAATATGGTCAGGGAGAATAATCCCGATGCTAAGATCATCTGCACACTGGGCATGATGGGAGCAGATCTCTACGGCAATATCGGGAACGCTGTTGATTCCTATAAGACCGAGACAGGCGACGAAGAAGTATACACGCTGGAGCTGAATCCGATAGACAGGGATTCAGAGGGTTACGGCGTTGATTATCACCCGATGGCGGCTACAAATACAAGGGTTGCGGCAGAGGAGCTTGGACCGTTCATAGCCGAGGTCATGGACTGGAAGCTTGGTCCAATGCCCGATGACGGCACGCTGACTCATACTCCAGATGATCTTGTTGTAGGCGAGTATCATGAACAGCCTGAAGATGATAATAATTCTGCCGAGGAATCCAGCAAGGAGTCTTCTTCTGACAGTTCGCAAACTTCTTCGGGAAGCGAAAGTGCTTCCTCCGAAAGCAGTAATTCTTCAAATAAGGCGGGCTCCACCATAAATCCCAACAATTCAAATCAAAATCCTACTACCGGTCTGGCAGGTGGCATGGCAATGATCGCTCTGATGGGCGGCGCTGTGATCATCTCGAAACGAAAAAAATAA
- the glmU gene encoding bifunctional UDP-N-acetylglucosamine diphosphorylase/glucosamine-1-phosphate N-acetyltransferase GlmU, producing the protein MSNNVIILAGGQGKRMKINSPKALCNVVGEPMLEWVMSACENAGLDEICIVKGFAGEQIDAYVEKRTSKAKVSTVLQAERLGTGHAVMMAEKFLRTNADGNTLVLCGDAPFIDAATIEGALKLHMQKNCGVTVVTSVVEDATGYGRVIRTKHGISGIVEHKDCNADQLSVKEINSGCYWFKTSDLLEVLFEIKPNNSQGEYYLTDCVELMINKGKAADAFISLNPNVALGANDRHGLLKLNDIARMEIINRWLDEGIEFTCLDGVSVGRNVTIGRGTRIEAGTELRGNTVIGEDCVIGRNCILENTVIGNGVSLNNVQAYNAVVDDNAKIGPFVQLRPDSHVCKGVKIGDFVEIKNSTIGEGTSVSHLTYVGDSDVGSNVNFGCGVATANYDGEKKFRTVIEDNAFIGCNTNLVAPVCIGKGAYTAAGSTITGDVPADALAIERGQAVIKEDYAKKKLAVRTKKFEDAHKG; encoded by the coding sequence ATGTCTAATAATGTTATAATACTGGCAGGCGGTCAGGGCAAGCGTATGAAGATAAATTCACCCAAGGCACTTTGCAATGTTGTGGGCGAACCTATGCTTGAATGGGTAATGAGTGCCTGTGAGAACGCAGGTCTTGACGAGATATGCATCGTCAAGGGCTTTGCAGGTGAACAGATAGATGCTTATGTTGAAAAGAGAACTTCAAAGGCTAAGGTAAGCACTGTATTACAGGCTGAAAGACTTGGCACAGGTCACGCTGTGATGATGGCTGAGAAATTCCTCAGGACCAATGCTGACGGAAATACTCTGGTGCTTTGCGGCGACGCTCCCTTTATCGATGCCGCTACCATCGAGGGTGCGCTGAAACTCCATATGCAGAAGAACTGCGGTGTTACCGTGGTAACTTCCGTTGTTGAGGACGCTACGGGCTACGGCAGAGTTATCCGCACAAAGCACGGTATCTCGGGTATAGTTGAGCACAAGGACTGCAACGCAGACCAGCTTTCCGTAAAGGAGATAAACTCCGGCTGTTACTGGTTCAAGACCTCCGACCTTCTGGAAGTTCTTTTCGAGATAAAGCCCAATAATTCGCAGGGCGAGTACTATCTCACCGACTGCGTTGAGCTTATGATAAACAAGGGCAAGGCGGCTGACGCTTTCATATCCCTTAACCCGAATGTGGCTCTTGGTGCCAATGACAGACACGGTCTGCTGAAACTGAACGATATCGCCAGAATGGAGATAATCAACAGATGGCTGGATGAAGGTATCGAGTTCACCTGCCTGGACGGTGTATCCGTTGGCAGAAATGTTACCATCGGCAGGGGCACACGCATCGAAGCAGGTACCGAGCTGAGAGGAAACACTGTCATCGGCGAGGACTGCGTTATCGGCAGGAACTGCATACTTGAAAACACCGTTATCGGCAACGGCGTGTCGCTGAATAATGTTCAGGCTTATAATGCTGTTGTTGACGACAATGCGAAGATAGGTCCTTTCGTTCAGCTGAGACCCGATTCTCACGTATGCAAGGGCGTTAAGATAGGCGATTTCGTTGAGATAAAGAATTCCACCATCGGCGAGGGCACTTCCGTATCCCATCTTACCTATGTAGGCGATTCGGATGTCGGCAGCAATGTAAACTTCGGCTGCGGCGTGGCTACCGCTAATTACGACGGCGAGAAGAAGTTCCGCACTGTTATAGAGGACAATGCCTTCATCGGCTGCAATACAAATCTGGTCGCACCCGTATGCATCGGCAAAGGTGCGTACACTGCGGCAGGCTCAACTATCACAGGCGATGTCCCGGCTGATGCACTTGCTATCGAACGCGGTCAGGCTGTTATCAAGGAAGACTACGCCAAGAAAAAACTTGCTGTCCGCACCAAGAAATTCGAGGACGCTCACAAGGGCTGA
- a CDS encoding serine/threonine protein kinase, which translates to MVELKIGQEVEMEFGGRAKVLKVIGSGGQGIVYLVEFNSQKWALKWYDVDKIKRPKEFRQNIKNNIQDGAPSNKFLWPKYLTKENDQGTFGYIMELKPESFDSFVDILNTYKLVIDPLTGRATKQPVRFTSLYAMVTAVINIANAFRQLHRVGKSYQDLNDGGFFINVNTGAVLVCDCDNIAPDGSNFGIGGKPGYMAPEVVRGIAKPDVQTDKYSLAVVLFKLLFRGDPMEGEKVVKDVCLTESSELRHYGQDAVFVYDPDNATNRPVRGIHDNVIKFWRIYPKYIREAFILSFTQGISDPNKRIIENEWQKLFIRLRSEIIMCVCGRTNFTSMFAKIDEKTFRCPKCGTEFTTLGFDNRDNRMPLYVGCRFYKCEIDPDCDDFLTVAGELVENKLKPGVLGIKNCTEDTWQAKLPDGKYYPIQPGKGFPIWKDLEVDFGKVKASM; encoded by the coding sequence ATGGTTGAATTGAAGATCGGCCAGGAGGTCGAGATGGAATTCGGAGGAAGAGCGAAAGTCCTCAAGGTCATCGGCAGCGGTGGTCAGGGTATCGTTTACCTCGTAGAATTCAACTCCCAGAAATGGGCGCTTAAATGGTATGATGTTGATAAGATCAAGCGTCCCAAGGAGTTCAGACAGAATATCAAGAACAATATCCAGGACGGTGCTCCCAGCAATAAGTTCCTGTGGCCAAAGTATCTGACCAAGGAAAACGACCAGGGAACCTTCGGCTATATCATGGAGCTGAAGCCCGAAAGCTTCGATTCCTTCGTGGATATACTCAATACCTACAAGCTGGTCATCGATCCGCTGACAGGCAGAGCTACCAAGCAGCCTGTAAGATTCACCAGCCTTTACGCCATGGTGACAGCTGTTATCAATATCGCTAATGCTTTCAGACAGCTCCACCGCGTGGGCAAGAGCTATCAGGACCTTAACGACGGCGGTTTCTTCATCAATGTGAATACAGGCGCCGTTCTCGTCTGCGACTGCGATAATATCGCACCTGACGGAAGCAACTTCGGTATCGGCGGTAAGCCCGGATATATGGCTCCCGAAGTCGTAAGGGGTATCGCTAAGCCTGATGTACAGACCGATAAGTATTCGCTGGCAGTCGTTCTCTTCAAGCTGCTGTTCAGGGGCGACCCTATGGAAGGCGAAAAGGTTGTCAAGGACGTATGCCTGACCGAGTCTTCCGAACTCAGACACTACGGACAGGACGCTGTGTTCGTATACGATCCCGATAACGCTACAAACAGACCTGTAAGAGGTATACACGATAACGTTATAAAGTTCTGGAGGATATATCCCAAGTACATAAGAGAAGCTTTCATACTCTCTTTCACACAGGGCATCTCCGATCCCAATAAGCGTATAATCGAGAATGAATGGCAGAAGCTGTTTATCCGCCTGAGAAGTGAGATCATCATGTGCGTATGCGGCAGAACGAACTTTACTTCGATGTTCGCAAAGATAGATGAAAAGACCTTCCGCTGCCCCAAATGCGGTACTGAGTTCACTACTCTCGGTTTTGATAACAGGGATAACAGAATGCCGCTTTATGTGGGATGCAGATTCTACAAGTGTGAGATTGATCCTGACTGTGATGATTTCCTGACCGTTGCGGGCGAACTTGTTGAGAACAAGCTGAAGCCCGGCGTGCTCGGTATCAAGAACTGCACAGAGGATACTTGGCAGGCAAAACTCCCCGACGGAAAATATTATCCTATACAGCCGGGTAAGGGCTTCCCGATCTGGAAAGATCTTGAAGTTGACTTCGGCAAGGTCAAGGCTAGTATGTAA
- a CDS encoding vWA domain-containing protein — translation MNNMNSDVKENTTVDDLLDFDDDDPLGATAVSKKSLVIFFLIDTSGSMKGKKMGQLNTVMEELIPEIRKVGEADTDVKVAVLTFDTDVRWMYSAPISIEEFEWARLGAQGVTSMGAAFTELAARMSRNSFLNSPSLSFAPVMFLMTDGYPSDDYKAGLRALSTNSWYKFGLKAALGIGDEANDEMLAEFTGSKDTVVHAYTGGQLASMIKIIAVTASQIGSKSMTLSDETNEELNEEDVYAAKQRMLGQQIQELVGDQTDGGDVPYDTGW, via the coding sequence ATGAATAATATGAATTCTGATGTAAAAGAAAATACCACAGTCGATGATCTGCTGGATTTCGATGACGATGATCCCCTGGGTGCGACTGCGGTATCCAAAAAGAGCCTCGTAATATTCTTCCTGATCGATACTTCGGGAAGCATGAAGGGCAAGAAGATGGGTCAGCTCAATACCGTTATGGAAGAGCTCATTCCCGAGATAAGAAAAGTTGGTGAGGCTGATACCGATGTTAAGGTAGCTGTACTGACCTTCGATACAGATGTAAGGTGGATGTACTCCGCTCCTATCTCCATCGAGGAGTTTGAGTGGGCAAGACTGGGCGCACAGGGCGTTACCAGCATGGGCGCTGCATTTACAGAGCTGGCTGCAAGAATGTCCAGAAACAGCTTCCTGAATTCGCCTTCACTGTCATTCGCACCTGTAATGTTCCTGATGACCGACGGTTATCCTTCCGATGACTATAAGGCAGGTCTGAGGGCACTTTCGACAAACAGCTGGTATAAGTTCGGTCTGAAGGCTGCACTGGGTATCGGTGATGAGGCTAACGATGAGATGCTCGCTGAATTCACAGGTTCCAAGGATACCGTTGTTCATGCATATACAGGCGGACAGCTGGCTTCGATGATAAAGATCATCGCAGTAACAGCTTCCCAGATAGGAAGTAAGTCTATGACACTCTCCGACGAGACCAACGAGGAGCTTAACGAAGAGGATGTATACGCTGCTAAGCAGAGAATGCTCGGCCAGCAGATCCAGGAGCTGGTAGGCGATCAGACGGATGGCGGCGATGTTCCTTACGATACGGGCTGGTAA